In Methanomicrobium antiquum, one DNA window encodes the following:
- a CDS encoding ATP-binding protein, whose translation MDLDVILSDTENRQVEFKESENPAMYKTLSAFSNTNGGVLLVGVADDKTIVGFNCSNNKIKQVTDTIANKLLIHPVITSHTIDGKKILKIEVSKSPNPVSYDGKYYSRVGNTTREMQAEELRTYFLRTTMWDNIPGDFNPDEIDEQTVKYFVKLGLDSGRMPISAASESVTEILEHLNLLHDGKLTNGAIILFGKNPQKYFTNAFVRIGRFKEEDIIIGDKIAGGNLFRQLEVAEEAIKGFINVRYEISGDSFKRKEIWDYPLKAIREALLNSVVHRDYFMSNRQTQIKIFDDYIWFHNPGGLPQGVTIDDIVKLHSSIPRNPLVANVMYKSDFIEAWGTGIERMRSALLKAGLQLPEFKEEIGGFSVYFKKSFDPEQLLKSKALNDRQKRAVEYVIENGEISNKVYQELNSVSKTTANRDLNELVSSGVLKRTGVGKSIIYKQ comes from the coding sequence ATGGACTTGGATGTAATATTATCAGATACTGAAAACCGGCAGGTTGAATTTAAAGAATCGGAAAACCCGGCGATGTACAAAACTTTATCTGCGTTTTCCAATACAAATGGAGGAGTCTTGCTGGTCGGTGTAGCAGACGACAAGACTATTGTCGGTTTTAACTGCTCCAATAACAAAATAAAACAAGTAACAGATACCATTGCAAATAAACTTTTGATCCATCCTGTAATTACGTCTCATACAATCGATGGGAAAAAAATTCTTAAGATCGAGGTTTCCAAAAGCCCAAACCCTGTTTCCTATGATGGAAAATACTATTCAAGAGTTGGAAATACCACCCGTGAAATGCAGGCAGAAGAGTTGAGAACTTATTTCCTAAGAACAACTATGTGGGACAATATTCCAGGAGATTTTAATCCTGATGAGATCGATGAACAGACAGTAAAATATTTTGTAAAGCTTGGTTTAGACAGCGGACGAATGCCCATCTCTGCAGCAAGCGAATCTGTTACTGAAATTTTGGAGCATTTGAATCTTCTGCATGACGGAAAGCTGACAAACGGTGCAATTATTCTGTTCGGCAAAAATCCCCAAAAATATTTCACAAATGCTTTTGTCCGAATTGGACGTTTCAAAGAAGAAGATATTATTATCGGGGACAAAATAGCCGGTGGGAATCTGTTCCGTCAGTTAGAGGTAGCAGAAGAAGCTATAAAAGGATTCATCAACGTCAGATACGAGATTTCAGGAGACTCCTTTAAGAGAAAAGAGATCTGGGATTACCCCCTTAAAGCGATAAGGGAGGCTTTGCTCAATTCGGTTGTTCACAGGGATTATTTTATGTCCAATAGGCAGACACAGATTAAAATATTTGATGATTATATCTGGTTTCATAATCCCGGTGGTCTCCCCCAGGGAGTTACGATCGACGACATAGTAAAACTCCATTCATCAATTCCTCGCAACCCACTAGTCGCAAATGTAATGTACAAATCGGATTTTATTGAAGCATGGGGAACAGGGATAGAGAGGATGCGTTCTGCACTTTTGAAGGCTGGATTACAGCTACCTGAATTTAAAGAAGAAATTGGAGGATTTTCTGTTTATTTCAAAAAGAGTTTTGACCCAGAACAACTCTTAAAAAGCAAGGCCTTAAACGATCGACAGAAAAGAGCCGTAGAATACGTTATTGAGAATGGTGAAATTTCAAATAAAGTCTACCAGGAATTGAATTCTGTTTCAAAGACTACAGCAAATAGAGATCTAAATGAGCTTGTATCATCAGGAGTTCTCAAACGGACTGGTGTAGGTAAATCGATCATTTATAAACAATAA
- a CDS encoding DUF1016 N-terminal domain-containing protein gives MQRLSEDLQMEFPGIKGFSAQNLWYMRQFYREYCDDENLQPLVGEISWSHNLVIMSRCKESPKREFLSKWSGNSGGQEMSLFTR, from the coding sequence GTGCAGCGGCTCTCTGAGGATCTTCAGATGGAATTTCCCGGCATTAAAGGCTTTTCTGCCCAGAATCTCTGGTACATGCGGCAGTTTTACAGGGAATATTGTGATGATGAAAATCTCCAACCTCTGGTTGGAGAAATCAGCTGGAGTCATAATCTTGTTATAATGTCACGCTGTAAGGAGAGTCCAAAACGTGAATTTTTATCAAAATGGTCCGGAAATTCGGGTGGTCAAGAAATGTCCTTATTCACCAGATAG
- a CDS encoding AbrB/MazE/SpoVT family DNA-binding domain-containing protein: protein MSLIEIKTGTITEKGQIVIPKSLRERFSPGEKVAIISYEDRIELRPISSVNEALSCAYATEKTLKKDWDSKEEDEAWKNL, encoded by the coding sequence ATGTCATTAATAGAAATAAAGACAGGAACCATCACAGAAAAAGGCCAGATTGTCATTCCAAAATCATTAAGAGAGAGATTTTCTCCAGGTGAAAAAGTTGCAATAATTTCTTATGAGGACAGAATTGAATTAAGGCCTATCAGTTCTGTAAACGAAGCGCTTTCATGTGCATATGCAACGGAGAAGACTCTTAAAAAAGACTGGGATTCAAAAGAAGAAGATGAGGCATGGAAGAATTTGTAA
- a CDS encoding PDDEXK nuclease domain-containing protein yields MVRKFGWSRNVLIHQIENQSYEKTLLGQTNFDRAVDEKVRGQARLAVRDEYVFDFLELWDRHSERELERALIGRIEDFLRAMGGVFTFVGSQFRLEVDEKEYFIDLLLYHRRLRCLVAVELKIGEFLPEFVGKMQFYLTVLDRQVREEDENPSIGIILCKEKNRTVVEYALQSSQSPIGVATCRIVSELPGELQSQLPSPEEIAKLLEDCE; encoded by the coding sequence ATGGTCCGGAAATTCGGGTGGTCAAGAAATGTCCTTATTCACCAGATAGAGAACCAAAGCTATGAGAAGACGCTTTTGGGGCAGACAAATTTTGATAGGGCTGTTGATGAAAAAGTCCGTGGTCAGGCGAGACTGGCAGTCCGTGACGAGTATGTATTCGATTTTCTGGAGCTTTGGGATAGGCATTCAGAGAGGGAGCTTGAACGTGCCCTTATCGGAAGGATAGAGGATTTTCTTCGTGCAATGGGGGGTGTCTTCACTTTTGTTGGTAGCCAGTTCAGGCTTGAGGTTGATGAAAAAGAATATTTTATCGATCTTCTGCTGTATCACAGAAGACTCAGATGTCTGGTTGCAGTTGAGCTCAAGATCGGGGAGTTTCTGCCGGAGTTTGTCGGGAAGATGCAGTTCTACCTGACTGTCCTTGACCGGCAGGTGCGGGAGGAGGATGAGAACCCTTCAATCGGGATAATTCTCTGCAAAGAGAAGAACCGCACAGTTGTCGAGTACGCTCTCCAGTCATCGCAATCCCCTATTGGTGTTGCCACATGCAGGATCGTATCCGAGCTTCCGGGGGAGCTTCAGAGTCAGCTTCCATCCCCGGAGGAGATAGCCAAACTCCTGGAGGACTGTGAATGA
- a CDS encoding DNA adenine methylase, producing the protein MAFSKKNSPVNPFLKWAGGKSQILGELESRFPKELAGSRSIDDYFGSAGRRISKYVEPFIGGGALYFLVNSKYRPDECYISDVNEELVLCYRVVKESPDSLADILREYEGEYLKLDEEKRQEFYYNIRSSYNQKKEGFSYSSVNSSAVERAASLIFLNRTCFNGLYRVNGSGGFNVPFGRYKNPHIAIEDSIYSASEILENTEIQCRDFEEAGRLADDETFFYFDPPYRPINKTSQFNNYAKDGFSDDDQRRLAEFFRFCDSKSAKVMLSNSDPKNTNPDDDFFDSLYEDFNIKRVPAKRRINSKGSGRGEINEIVVTNY; encoded by the coding sequence ATGGCATTTAGCAAAAAAAATTCACCTGTAAATCCGTTTTTGAAATGGGCGGGGGGGAAATCACAAATTCTTGGTGAACTTGAATCGAGGTTTCCAAAAGAGCTTGCAGGAAGCAGGAGCATTGATGATTATTTTGGTTCTGCCGGCAGGAGAATTTCTAAGTATGTTGAGCCTTTTATCGGCGGAGGTGCTCTTTATTTCCTTGTAAATTCAAAATACAGGCCTGATGAATGTTATATCTCTGACGTAAACGAAGAGCTGGTTCTTTGTTATCGCGTTGTAAAAGAATCTCCTGATTCACTGGCAGATATTTTAAGAGAATATGAGGGTGAATATCTAAAGCTTGATGAGGAGAAAAGACAGGAGTTTTACTATAATATCCGCTCCTCCTATAATCAAAAAAAGGAGGGCTTTTCTTATTCATCTGTAAACAGCAGTGCTGTAGAAAGAGCCGCCAGTCTTATTTTTTTAAACAGGACGTGTTTTAACGGTCTTTACCGTGTAAATGGAAGTGGCGGGTTTAATGTTCCCTTTGGCAGATACAAAAATCCTCATATTGCAATTGAGGATAGTATTTATTCGGCATCGGAGATTTTGGAGAATACAGAGATTCAATGCCGTGATTTTGAAGAGGCGGGAAGGCTGGCAGATGATGAGACATTTTTTTATTTTGATCCTCCTTACCGGCCGATAAACAAGACATCACAATTCAACAATTATGCAAAGGACGGTTTTTCAGATGATGATCAAAGACGTCTTGCTGAATTTTTTAGATTTTGCGATTCAAAATCAGCGAAAGTTATGCTCTCCAATTCTGATCCGAAAAACACAAATCCGGATGATGATTTCTTCGACTCACTCTATGAGGACTTTAATATAAAAAGAGTGCCTGCAAAAAGACGAATCAATTCAAAAGGCAGTGGCAGAGGAGAGATTAACGAGATTGTTGTTACTAATTATTAG